A region of the Styela clava chromosome 1, kaStyClav1.hap1.2, whole genome shotgun sequence genome:
GACCGTAAAGTCTTTAGTTTAATTATTGTTTCTCTTTTTaaggtattattattattagtggtATAATCATAAGCAGTACTTTAAATTGTCGGACAAAGTCTCagaaatggaagaaaaaatcAATACAGATTCTAAAGAACATGCTGttgaaattttacaacaattaaatgaatatcgtAAAACTGGACGACATTGTGATTTCATGATCAAAGCTGGATCTGAGGAACTTTCTGTTCATAAGAATATTGTGTCGGCAAGTTCcgattattttaaagcaatgttatctcatgaaaatgttgaaacaaaatctggtgtcgttgaaataaaggaatttgatgaagtttgtgttaaaaaatgtgTTGATTTCATTTACACTGGGGATGCTTATGTTGCCAAAGAAAAACGTGAAACACTCATGGGTGTCGCTCACATGATGCAGCTTCAAAGACTTTGTGATAGTATCGCAATTTTTCTGGAAGATGATCTTGATCCTACAtcgttttttcaaactaaaaaaattgcgAATAGGTACAACTGTAAACAACTTGAGGAAAAATGCAATCAATTTGCATTGCAACGTTTTATAGAAATTGCCCAGTCTGATGAGTTTATGGATCTTGatgaaaaattcatttcatttctgatggaATCAAAAGCAAAGGAAGAAGGGAAATGTAAGATGTTGTTAGCATGGACCAAACATGATATTGATGAAAGAAAAGAATGTTTTCTTAGTTTGGTGATGAAATTTCAATTGACAAAAATGACTTTGTCATATAGAagatttcttgttgaaaatgaACCATTAATACTTGAATCTGGAAAATCTCTCCAGTCATTGACTTTGTCAATTTTAGACAGTACTGGGAATGCCAAATCAAAAGATTTCAATTTCACAAAGAATAAACAGCTTGTTGTTTTTGACGAAACTTCTCAAAGAATGCATTCTCATGATGTTGATGATAAAACATGGACACCAATGCAAACCATAGATCAAGCAATTATACAGAATTTATATTCTGCTGTAGTGATGGAATCTTACATTTATGTGATTTGTACGAATGGATCATTTCATAGACTTGAATATGCTGAATCAAATGCAAAGTGGGAACAAATGACAAATACAAATCTTCAGAATGCACGTGCAGTTGCACTTGATGGTTTTGTTTATGGTATTGAGTATGAAAATGCTTCAAACATTATGGAAAGATATGACCCATCAAATAATAGATGGACCAGACTAACAAACAAATCATTCATTCTAGTCTGTGAATCTTTGGTGGCTGCTAATGGAAAGGTGTTTTGTATTGCAGGATATAATCAGCAATGTCGAGCAACAAACCAAGTTGAGATTTATGATCCGGTCACATCAACTTGGTCAATGGATAATAGATCATTGAATGAAGCAAGATATCGTGCTTCTGCAACTGCTACAGAGGAAGGAATATATGTTATGGGAGGGTATGATGTTAATGGAAGATCAACTCTCACTACTGTTGAGTTTCGTTCATCTGTAACTGAAACCTGGATGATGTTGAAACCAATGAAAAATGCAAGAGCACAGTTCAATAGTTGTGTAATTGATGGGAAAGTTTTTGTCATTGGTGGAAATAAAAATCCTGCAAATATAGAGGAATATGATCCAGAAACAAAAGAATGGAAAATCATTGAAACAATACAAGGAAAAAGTATAACTCCACTGGCAACGGTTGCAATATCTATATGGCATTAATTTTTCGTATACTTTGACAATTATGGCTCTCATAATCCTATTGAATATACCTATCAATTTTCTGATTTACtctgaaattaaatttgtttgcaGAATTATGGATAccagtaaattaatattttgtgtGGTAATATTTTGATCGAATAATTCCTTCAATAGATTTAGCGTAAGAACAAATTTACGGAATGTTTGAGGATATAGCTTGAATAATTTATCTTCACTGATAGTCAATATCAATATTGATTGCTGGGGTAGTTAATCATTAGCTATTTTATTCGGAAGTGACAAGTAAAAATTACTTTCATATTGGTAGtgttgatattttattgtttttttatatcATTGCATTTATTATGGTCAACAATTTAATCTCTAATTCTTGAAAATGtatcattttttcaatattttattcaattttgtgatATATCAGATTACAGAGGATTAccgtatattattttttatggttGGTATGTTATGGGTTGTTATCATATCTTTCTCATTAACTCGCATTATTTGTTTACGATGGGGCCTATCTGATTTTAGTTCCATACAAGAATTCAagttttttattcttatgaTCCAGTAGGGgttatttatattaaaagcaCATTCCTTTGAAATCActgtatttttcaattattatcatTCCACTGCTTTTTTGATATAACTAGTTCGAAGATATGCATGCGTTAATTATTATTCATGCTTTTTATTCTTTGAGTAACTGaccaaaaaaattgtgtttttgtAAATGGAACATTCAGGTTAGTGGCAATAAAGCTTTTATTACATGGCCCCTACTGCACAAATTGAGTTCTGTCCATCCAGTATCAAATTTTTGCTAATCTGTTAttacaaataaatgaaaatacaaaactTTTAGGTTTGGAGGAGTAGTGTTTATTCAGACATGTCTCAGTAATGACGTTACTGCTGATCACTGTTGTCCAATGCATTATTagcattttgtatttttgaggTGAGGCTCATTCCATACCATCATCTGTATAACGTCATAACAGACTTGTTGTAGCCTTCTAGGTTGAGAACAATTATTCAACTTTTGATATTTCTATTCTGAACATGATGATGATGttgagaaattttcatttttgtgaaTATCCTTTCAACCAATGAGGTctgaaatattatcattttttattgattcCAATTCTTGATTAACAGACAATAAGCTCTGTAATAAaggaaatatgattttattgaatattctcgaaaattttattattgtagtATATTCATATTGACTAATTCACTGAACTTGATAAAATATACTGTGTTAGTGAAATTGTCATTGTTATTTCGTTATGTATAAAAGGTAATAGgaggaaatataaattttcatctTGATGCTTTTAGTTAATATTCTGACAAATTCCTACTGGCATTATTCATGTAATTTTTCAGGGTTGTAATTTGCAATATTGATATCATAATTAGATCAGCTGAgaaagaaattaaatattatctcATGGTCGCGGAGTTCCTGCTTGTCTTCATAACATGCTTGATTCGTCACTCAACAATTTGCCAGAAGATTGTTGAAGATGATTTGATGCATATTTTTGATAAAGTTTTACGCAGACAACACATGTCATTATTGTTTGACATAAAGTGGAATTGATATCAGGCTGTGAAGTTCGCTGTTCAATAAACTCATTTTGATATTTGCTTAAAACAGCTGTATTTCAAATGTCCTCGAGTTGGGTTCAAAATAGATTAATGGCTTGaacttaaattttttcatacctaGAACACCAGTAGATAATCG
Encoded here:
- the LOC144423092 gene encoding kelch-like protein 24, producing MEEKINTDSKEHAVEILQQLNEYRKTGRHCDFMIKAGSEELSVHKNIVSASSDYFKAMLSHENVETKSGVVEIKEFDEVCVKKCVDFIYTGDAYVAKEKRETLMGVAHMMQLQRLCDSIAIFLEDDLDPTSFFQTKKIANRYNCKQLEEKCNQFALQRFIEIAQSDEFMDLDEKFISFLMESKAKEEGKCKMLLAWTKHDIDERKECFLSLVMKFQLTKMTLSYRRFLVENEPLILESGKSLQSLTLSILDSTGNAKSKDFNFTKNKQLVVFDETSQRMHSHDVDDKTWTPMQTIDQAIIQNLYSAVVMESYIYVICTNGSFHRLEYAESNAKWEQMTNTNLQNARAVALDGFVYGIEYENASNIMERYDPSNNRWTRLTNKSFILVCESLVAANGKVFCIAGYNQQCRATNQVEIYDPVTSTWSMDNRSLNEARYRASATATEEGIYVMGGYDVNGRSTLTTVEFRSSVTETWMMLKPMKNARAQFNSCVIDGKVFVIGGNKNPANIEEYDPETKEWKIIETIQGKSITPLATVAISIWH